A stretch of the Tannerella serpentiformis genome encodes the following:
- the uvrA gene encoding excinuclease ABC subunit UvrA: MTVSKMKEAVWQDDNCILIKGARVNNLKNIDVRIPRDRFVVITGLSGSGKSSLAFDTLYAEGQRRYVESLSAYARQFLGRMSKPECDYIKGIPPAIAIEQKVSVRNPRSTVGTSTEIYDYLRLLFARLGRTFSPVSGQEVKKHQVSDVVEKALSYPTGTRLAVYAPIVLPEGRTMKEQLEILQKEGYTRIEAGGRVMRLQEVLEQEKWPTEGVYILIDRLEVSDDKLFRNRLADSVETAFYEGHETCRLSVYAKPGADPEVLEFSKRFEADGLTFEEPTEMMFNFNNPMGACPQCEGFGRVVGIDEDLVIPDKNLSVYEGAVACWRGEVMDQWRRDFMRTASKKDFPIHRAYYDLTDEERHLLWHGAEDVNGIDDFFADVEVNVYKIQYRVLLARYRGKTTCPTCHGTRLKPEALYVRVGGRTITELVSMPITELRAFFSDLRLNETEATIGKRLLAEITTRIQYLLDVGLGYLTLDRLSASLSGGESQRVSLSTSLGSSLVGSLYILDEPSIGLHPHNTDQLIRVLRQLQTQGNTVVVVEHDEEIIRAADYIIDIGPAAGRLGGEVIYQGPVSEIEKGAKESFTVRYLTGEEQIEAPDAPRLWNEFIEVRGARKNNLKQIDVKFPLHAMTVVTGVSGSGKSSLVRDILYEGLKQLLDDAPLTVECLAIEGDVQHIKNIEFIDQNSIGKSSRSNPVTYIGAYEEIRKLFAEQPLSKQMGYTPAHFSFNKEGGRCEECKGEGRITVEMQFMADITLECEACHGRRFNADTLEVEYHGVNIYDVLEMTVAQAMEFFSAQKDDKQAKKIVARLTPLQEVGLGYIKLGQSSSTLSGGENQRVKLAYYLGLEKQHPATMFIFDEPTTGLHFHDIKTLLKAFSDLIRLGHTVVIIEHHPDVIKCADYVIDLGPEGGKAGGHLICAGTPREIAACPESLTGRYLKL, translated from the coding sequence ATGACCGTATCCAAGATGAAAGAGGCCGTATGGCAAGACGATAATTGCATCCTTATCAAGGGAGCAAGGGTCAACAATCTGAAAAATATAGATGTACGTATCCCGAGAGACCGATTCGTGGTCATTACAGGGCTTTCGGGCAGCGGAAAGTCGTCGCTGGCTTTCGATACGCTCTATGCCGAGGGCCAACGTCGCTATGTGGAGAGTCTGTCGGCCTATGCCAGGCAGTTTCTTGGCCGAATGAGCAAGCCGGAATGTGATTATATTAAAGGTATACCCCCGGCCATTGCCATTGAGCAGAAAGTGAGCGTCCGGAATCCCCGATCGACGGTCGGGACGTCGACTGAAATCTATGATTACCTCCGATTGTTGTTCGCCAGACTGGGTCGTACTTTTTCGCCTGTCTCTGGACAGGAGGTGAAGAAGCATCAAGTGTCTGATGTAGTCGAAAAGGCGCTCTCCTACCCGACTGGCACTCGGTTGGCGGTCTATGCGCCGATCGTTTTGCCGGAAGGGAGGACGATGAAGGAGCAACTCGAGATCTTGCAAAAAGAGGGTTACACGAGAATAGAGGCGGGCGGGCGCGTGATGCGCCTTCAAGAGGTGTTGGAACAGGAAAAGTGGCCCACGGAAGGGGTATATATTTTGATTGACCGCCTCGAAGTGTCCGACGACAAGCTCTTTAGGAACAGATTAGCTGACTCCGTGGAAACGGCTTTCTACGAAGGGCATGAGACATGCCGCCTCAGCGTCTACGCTAAGCCTGGGGCCGATCCTGAGGTCCTCGAATTTTCCAAACGTTTCGAGGCTGACGGCCTGACGTTCGAGGAACCGACCGAGATGATGTTCAATTTTAATAATCCGATGGGCGCCTGCCCGCAATGTGAGGGCTTCGGACGGGTAGTAGGTATCGATGAGGACCTTGTGATCCCGGATAAAAACCTGTCGGTCTATGAGGGCGCGGTCGCGTGCTGGAGGGGTGAGGTGATGGATCAGTGGCGACGCGATTTTATGCGGACGGCATCGAAAAAGGACTTCCCGATTCATCGTGCTTATTACGATCTAACGGATGAGGAGCGCCATCTGCTCTGGCATGGGGCAGAGGATGTGAATGGCATCGACGATTTTTTCGCAGACGTGGAGGTCAATGTGTATAAAATACAGTATCGCGTGTTGCTTGCGCGATATCGAGGAAAAACGACTTGCCCCACGTGCCACGGGACGCGCTTAAAACCCGAAGCGCTCTATGTCCGCGTCGGCGGACGGACAATCACCGAACTGGTATCTATGCCCATCACCGAACTACGTGCTTTTTTCTCCGATTTAAGGCTCAACGAGACCGAGGCAACGATTGGAAAGCGACTATTGGCCGAGATCACGACCCGGATTCAGTACCTTCTCGATGTGGGACTCGGTTACCTGACGCTCGATCGCCTATCTGCGTCGCTTTCAGGCGGCGAGAGTCAGCGCGTCAGCCTATCCACCTCGCTGGGAAGTAGCCTCGTGGGCTCGCTTTATATACTCGACGAACCGAGCATTGGTCTCCATCCGCACAATACGGATCAATTGATCCGAGTGCTCCGGCAATTGCAGACGCAGGGCAACACGGTCGTCGTAGTAGAGCATGACGAGGAGATTATTCGGGCTGCGGATTACATTATTGACATCGGCCCAGCCGCGGGAAGGCTTGGTGGCGAGGTGATATATCAAGGCCCGGTCAGCGAAATAGAAAAAGGCGCCAAGGAGAGCTTCACCGTGCGCTATCTGACGGGGGAAGAGCAGATTGAAGCCCCCGACGCGCCTCGGCTCTGGAACGAATTTATCGAAGTACGGGGCGCTCGGAAAAACAATCTGAAGCAAATCGATGTCAAGTTCCCACTTCACGCCATGACGGTCGTTACCGGGGTCAGTGGGTCGGGAAAAAGCTCGCTCGTTCGGGATATTTTGTATGAGGGATTGAAACAACTCTTAGACGATGCGCCTCTAACCGTGGAGTGCCTCGCTATCGAGGGCGATGTGCAGCATATCAAGAACATAGAGTTCATAGATCAAAATTCGATCGGGAAAAGTTCGCGGTCAAATCCCGTCACTTATATCGGGGCGTACGAAGAAATACGGAAACTCTTTGCCGAACAACCGCTTTCGAAGCAAATGGGTTACACACCAGCCCATTTCTCGTTCAATAAGGAGGGAGGTCGCTGCGAGGAGTGCAAAGGCGAGGGACGGATCACGGTCGAAATGCAGTTTATGGCCGACATCACGCTCGAGTGTGAGGCTTGTCACGGGCGGAGGTTCAACGCCGACACGCTGGAGGTGGAATATCACGGGGTGAACATTTACGACGTGCTCGAGATGACGGTTGCACAGGCAATGGAGTTCTTCAGCGCGCAGAAGGACGACAAACAAGCCAAGAAAATAGTCGCTCGCTTGACGCCTTTGCAAGAAGTAGGCTTGGGGTATATCAAACTCGGGCAATCCTCGTCGACCCTATCTGGAGGCGAGAACCAGCGCGTCAAATTGGCCTACTATTTAGGGTTAGAGAAGCAGCATCCGGCGACGATGTTCATCTTCGACGAACCTACGACTGGCCTTCATTTCCACGATATTAAGACCCTACTCAAAGCCTTCTCCGATCTGATCCGCCTGGGGCACACGGTAGTTATTATTGAGCACCATCCGGACGTAATCAAGTGTGCCGACTACGTCATTGACCTCGGTCCCGAAGGCGGGAAAGCCGGTGGACACCTGATCTGTGCCGGCACCCCGCGCGAGATTGCCGCCTGCCCCGAGTCCCTAACCGGCCGCTACCTCAAACTTTAG
- a CDS encoding 4'-phosphopantetheinyl transferase family protein: MLEIHTRSKCRWGLWRIDETGLELLDGLERRDAYRDFLENVRAEGRRTEWLAVRALLRALLGYEPTVNYRPEGYPEVDGWHVSFSHTRHYAAAICSRDTVVGIDIERFRPRIVGLRDRFLDRDELALIGGPNTDDVRRLTVCWSAKEAAFKMLRLGSSDWLRGVRIVAYEPASNQLTVHETLTPNTYTFKIDFSLTSDYVLTWSRRG; this comes from the coding sequence TTGCTTGAAATTCATACGCGGTCGAAGTGCCGATGGGGACTGTGGCGCATAGACGAAACAGGATTGGAGTTGCTCGACGGGCTGGAGCGACGTGATGCCTACCGAGATTTTCTCGAAAATGTCCGCGCGGAGGGCCGTCGCACGGAATGGTTAGCCGTTCGCGCGCTGTTGCGAGCCCTACTCGGCTATGAACCGACCGTCAACTATCGCCCCGAAGGCTACCCCGAGGTCGATGGATGGCACGTCAGCTTCTCACATACGAGACACTACGCCGCAGCCATCTGTTCCCGCGACACGGTCGTCGGTATTGACATCGAACGGTTCCGTCCGCGCATTGTCGGGCTGCGTGACCGCTTTCTGGATAGGGATGAACTGGCGCTCATCGGCGGCCCGAACACGGATGATGTCCGTCGGCTGACGGTCTGCTGGAGTGCCAAGGAGGCGGCATTCAAAATGCTCCGTCTGGGGTCGTCTGACTGGCTCCGAGGAGTGCGTATCGTGGCCTACGAACCCGCTTCCAACCAGCTAACAGTCCACGAAACGCTCACGCCGAACACATACACCTTCAAAATAGACTTCTCCCTCACCTCGGACTACGTACTCACGTGGAGTAGGAGGGGGTAG
- the gldD gene encoding gliding motility lipoprotein GldD, translating to MKPRPTTLVTLCAVLFSLFTACNAPMPKPRGMLRIDLPAPRYAEFSALGRPYTFRFSRLANVELPPVGEADDRLNITYPKWGVTIYCSGAAITSATLAAATDECRELVRRSVRDVHAVTEQVYEDPDARVYGVLFRIEGDSPAPIRFMLTDSAAHFFQGALYYSDRVSPDSVAPLTDYLLRDVAVLIQTFRWK from the coding sequence ATGAAGCCGCGGCCGACTACTCTCGTCACCCTCTGTGCAGTCCTTTTTTCCCTCTTCACGGCCTGCAATGCACCCATGCCAAAGCCCCGCGGCATGCTGCGCATCGACTTACCCGCGCCACGATACGCCGAATTTTCCGCGCTAGGCCGTCCCTACACCTTTCGTTTCTCTCGCCTTGCGAATGTGGAGCTTCCCCCCGTCGGTGAAGCTGACGACCGACTCAACATTACCTACCCCAAGTGGGGCGTAACGATCTATTGCAGCGGGGCAGCCATTACCTCGGCCACCTTAGCCGCCGCCACCGACGAATGTCGCGAGCTTGTCCGCCGGAGTGTCCGCGACGTGCACGCCGTTACCGAACAAGTCTACGAGGATCCCGACGCACGCGTCTACGGCGTCCTATTTCGCATCGAGGGAGATTCGCCCGCGCCTATCCGCTTCATGCTCACCGACAGTGCAGCCCACTTTTTTCAGGGCGCGCTCTATTACTCCGACCGTGTGAGCCCCGACTCTGTCGCGCCGCTGACTGATTACCTCCTTAGAGACGTCGCCGTGCTGATCCAAACCTTTCGTTGGAAATAA
- a CDS encoding DUF4180 domain-containing protein, translating into MNLAVHQAGNKKIAEIQASGIVIHSTEDALNLMGDLYYQGYNGLILHEGQVTPAFFDLKTKMAGEILQKFSNYRFPLVLIGDFSKFPSQSLQDFIRESNKGRQVNFVCTLPEALQLLSKP; encoded by the coding sequence ATGAACTTAGCAGTACACCAGGCCGGAAACAAGAAAATCGCCGAGATACAGGCATCCGGAATCGTCATACATAGCACGGAAGATGCCTTGAACCTGATGGGCGATCTCTATTATCAGGGTTACAACGGACTCATTCTGCATGAGGGGCAAGTCACCCCCGCATTCTTCGACTTAAAAACGAAAATGGCTGGCGAGATCCTTCAAAAATTCTCGAACTATCGTTTCCCATTGGTCTTGATTGGCGACTTTTCCAAGTTTCCAAGCCAGAGTTTGCAGGATTTTATCCGAGAAAGCAACAAGGGACGACAAGTGAACTTCGTCTGTACCCTTCCGGAGGCGCTCCAACTACTGTCCAAGCCATGA